In one Deltaproteobacteria bacterium genomic region, the following are encoded:
- a CDS encoding sugar transferase produces MKRFYDFVMAFLGLIVVFPVLLVFILAVWFQDFRSPFYIAPRVGRNGRLFNMVKLRSMVVDADKAGVDSTSSNDFRITPVGRMIRRFKIDELSQLWNVLWGDMSFVGPRPNVEREVALYTEEERHLLDVRPGITDPASIVFSDEGEILAGSDDPDLKYNQVIRPWKSRLSLLYVRNGNSWIDLKLILLTVVAVFSRPLALRGLQRVLRMLGADEQLLRVACREDALTPYPPPGADRVVRCRG; encoded by the coding sequence ATGAAGCGGTTTTATGATTTTGTCATGGCATTTTTAGGGCTGATTGTTGTTTTCCCTGTTTTGCTTGTTTTCATTCTTGCCGTGTGGTTCCAGGATTTCCGATCTCCGTTTTATATCGCACCACGAGTTGGGAGAAACGGCAGACTCTTCAATATGGTGAAACTAAGATCCATGGTTGTGGACGCGGATAAGGCGGGTGTTGATTCCACCTCCTCCAATGATTTTCGTATAACCCCTGTAGGCAGGATGATACGCCGGTTCAAGATCGACGAGTTGTCCCAACTCTGGAATGTGCTGTGGGGCGATATGAGTTTTGTCGGTCCACGGCCGAACGTCGAGAGGGAAGTAGCCCTCTATACCGAAGAGGAGCGACACCTGCTTGATGTACGTCCGGGGATTACGGATCCTGCCTCGATCGTATTTTCCGACGAAGGAGAAATCCTGGCAGGAAGTGACGATCCCGACCTCAAGTATAATCAGGTGATCCGGCCATGGAAAAGCAGGCTTTCGCTGCTTTATGTCCGGAACGGGAATTCCTGGATCGATTTAAAGCTCATTCTGTTGACTGTTGTGGCGGTTTTCTCCCGTCCCCTGGCCTTGCGCGGACTGCAGCGGGTGTTGAGAATGTTGGGGGCTGATGAGCAGTTGCTCCGGGTTGCTTGCAGAGAGGATGCCTTGACACCATATCCACCTCCGGGTGCGGACCGGGTTGTGCGGTGTCGCGGATGA
- a CDS encoding alpha-ketoacid dehydrogenase subunit beta yields the protein MSSASRSLNYALAINEGLRQMMESDDSVFLIGQGLKSPWYVGQTCTGLLDVFGEMRVIDTPVSENAITGAAVGASIAGMKAVVVHPRVDFMLYALDPVINQAANWYYMNGGRSSVPVVIWGIINRGGEQAAQHSQAFHSLFAHIPGLKVVMPATPYDAKGLMVAAIRDPDPVVFMDDRWLYGIADYVPEELYEVEIGKAVVRKSGSDITLVTSSYVAYESFEAVKALDEKGPSVEIIDLRTIKPLDEECILNSVAKTGRLLVVDGGWKSFGISAEIAALVSEKAFHDLKAPVQRLALPDVPAPANRHLEDVYYIRRNQITEAIFELSRR from the coding sequence ATGTCTTCAGCAAGCCGGTCTCTTAATTATGCATTGGCAATAAATGAAGGGTTGCGTCAGATGATGGAGTCCGATGATTCCGTTTTTCTGATTGGCCAGGGACTCAAGAGCCCGTGGTATGTGGGGCAGACTTGCACCGGCCTTCTGGATGTTTTCGGAGAGATGCGGGTTATTGATACCCCGGTATCCGAAAACGCGATAACCGGCGCCGCGGTGGGGGCGTCTATTGCCGGAATGAAGGCCGTGGTGGTGCATCCCCGGGTCGATTTCATGCTCTATGCACTGGATCCGGTGATCAACCAGGCGGCAAACTGGTATTACATGAATGGAGGTCGCAGCTCCGTTCCTGTGGTTATCTGGGGTATTATCAACCGAGGGGGAGAACAGGCGGCGCAGCATTCACAGGCGTTTCACTCCCTGTTTGCCCATATTCCCGGTTTGAAGGTGGTCATGCCGGCCACTCCTTACGATGCCAAGGGGTTGATGGTTGCCGCGATCCGTGATCCCGATCCGGTGGTTTTCATGGATGACAGGTGGCTCTATGGTATTGCGGATTATGTGCCGGAAGAGTTGTACGAGGTGGAGATCGGCAAGGCCGTTGTGCGGAAATCCGGTTCCGATATCACCCTTGTGACATCTTCTTATGTGGCGTATGAATCGTTTGAGGCTGTCAAGGCACTAGATGAAAAAGGACCAAGTGTTGAGATCATTGATCTTAGAACGATCAAGCCTCTTGATGAAGAATGTATACTCAACTCGGTTGCCAAAACCGGCAGGCTGTTGGTGGTGGATGGAGGTTGGAAAAGTTTTGGGATTTCCGCCGAAATTGCCGCATTGGTTTCCGAGAAGGCTTTTCATGATCTGAAAGCGCCTGTGCAACGCCTTGCCCTGCCGGATGTGCCTGCGCCTGCGAACAGGCATCTTGAAGACGTGTATTACATCAGGCGGAATCAGATCACAGAAGCCATCTTCGAACTTTCACGCCGATGA
- a CDS encoding thiamine pyrophosphate-dependent dehydrogenase E1 component subunit alpha, with protein MTYKKEFFLSLYRMMVMIRACEESFVEPIRSGEIRCPVHLYSGQEAIAAGVSANLHHTDKVFGTHRSHGHFLAKGGDLRKLVAEVYCKEGGCSVGRGGSMHLIDPESGFLGSAPIVAGTISLALGAALADRIRGGNTVTVAYFGDGAAGEGVLYEAMNFASLHKLPLLFVCENNFYATHMPIQETRSRKSIFESAEPFDIRSERVDGNDVLAVYEAARRAVTDCREGQGPVFLEFTTYRLRGHVGPDDNIQGDHTDIRPHREVEEWKKKDPIPVFRDYLIHDKMVSKDELDTIDKSVSVEVSKAHDLALGTGNPDPRELAKYVFSKPVS; from the coding sequence ATGACATACAAAAAAGAATTTTTTCTCTCTCTTTACCGAATGATGGTGATGATCCGGGCCTGTGAAGAGAGTTTCGTGGAACCTATACGAAGCGGCGAGATCAGGTGCCCCGTCCACCTTTATTCCGGCCAGGAGGCGATTGCGGCGGGGGTGAGTGCCAATCTCCATCACACGGACAAGGTCTTCGGTACCCATCGCTCCCACGGACACTTCCTGGCCAAAGGAGGAGATCTGCGCAAACTGGTGGCCGAGGTCTACTGTAAGGAGGGCGGCTGCTCCGTGGGGCGTGGCGGTTCCATGCACCTGATTGATCCGGAAAGTGGATTCCTGGGGTCGGCGCCGATTGTGGCAGGGACAATCTCTCTTGCGCTCGGTGCGGCCCTTGCCGATCGTATCCGGGGGGGGAATACGGTTACGGTTGCGTACTTCGGGGATGGTGCTGCGGGAGAAGGGGTTCTGTACGAGGCCATGAATTTTGCAAGCCTTCATAAATTGCCCCTCCTGTTTGTCTGTGAGAATAATTTTTACGCAACGCACATGCCGATCCAGGAAACCAGGAGCAGGAAATCCATTTTCGAGAGCGCGGAACCGTTCGATATCCGGTCGGAGCGGGTGGATGGCAACGACGTGCTTGCTGTTTACGAGGCGGCGCGCAGGGCAGTGACGGATTGCCGTGAGGGGCAGGGCCCGGTTTTCCTGGAATTTACGACCTACCGGTTAAGGGGGCACGTCGGCCCGGATGACAATATCCAGGGGGACCATACCGATATCAGGCCTCATCGGGAAGTGGAAGAATGGAAAAAGAAAGATCCGATCCCTGTCTTTCGGGATTATCTGATACATGACAAGATGGTATCTAAGGATGAATTGGACACTATTGACAAGAGTGTGAGCGTAGAAGTGTCGAAGGCTCACGATCTCGCATTGGGAACGGGTAACCCCGATCCACGGGAGTTGGCAAAATATGTCTTCAGCAAGCCGGTCTCTTAA
- a CDS encoding DegT/DnrJ/EryC1/StrS family aminotransferase has protein sequence MERGAFILQQEIDEFENAVKEFVGAKHCVGVANGTDSLYLALLAVNVAPGDEVIMASHTYIATAAAAHFAGAKPVLVECLPDRTVDPEAVEAAITSRTRVIMPTQLNGRTAKMDALQDIADRHGLVIIEDAAQALGSKFKGQCAGTFGSAGSISLYPAKVLGCFGDGGLLFTDDDEMYERLYEMRDHGRNSDGQVVRWGINSRLDNIQAAVLLVKLKHYPEEIDRRRQIARLYQERLCEIEDMTLPPGPDEEGPHFDIYQNYEVEAGRRDELRGFLDEHGVGTIIQWNGTPVHQFKGLSLPAYHLPKTDRFFERCFLLPMNTSLADDDVHYVCDCIVKFYRG, from the coding sequence ATGGAGCGAGGGGCCTTTATCTTGCAACAGGAAATCGATGAATTTGAAAATGCAGTGAAAGAATTTGTGGGTGCAAAGCATTGTGTCGGTGTTGCCAATGGTACGGATTCCCTGTATCTGGCCTTGTTGGCAGTGAATGTTGCGCCGGGCGACGAAGTGATTATGGCATCGCATACCTATATTGCCACTGCCGCAGCGGCCCATTTCGCAGGAGCAAAACCGGTGCTTGTGGAATGCCTGCCGGACAGGACGGTTGATCCGGAGGCGGTTGAGGCGGCGATTACCTCACGGACCCGTGTGATTATGCCGACTCAATTAAACGGCAGGACGGCAAAGATGGATGCCCTGCAGGATATTGCCGACAGACACGGATTAGTCATCATTGAAGATGCGGCCCAGGCCTTGGGGTCCAAATTCAAGGGGCAATGTGCAGGAACATTCGGTTCGGCAGGTTCCATCAGTTTGTATCCCGCCAAGGTCCTGGGGTGTTTCGGAGACGGTGGTCTCTTGTTCACCGATGATGATGAGATGTACGAAAGGCTTTATGAGATGCGGGATCACGGGCGGAACAGTGACGGACAGGTGGTGCGTTGGGGGATCAATTCCCGGTTGGACAATATTCAGGCTGCCGTATTGTTGGTGAAGCTCAAACATTATCCGGAGGAGATCGATCGGCGGCGTCAAATCGCTCGGCTCTATCAGGAAAGGTTATGTGAGATCGAGGATATGACCCTGCCTCCGGGGCCTGACGAGGAAGGCCCGCATTTTGATATTTATCAGAATTACGAAGTGGAAGCAGGAAGGCGGGATGAACTCAGGGGCTTTCTGGATGAGCATGGTGTAGGGACGATCATCCAGTGGAACGGGACTCCAGTACACCAGTTCAAGGGACTCAGTCTTCCTGCATACCATCTCCCGAAGACGGATCGTTTCTTCGAGAGGTGTTTCCTCCTTCCCATGAATACCTCTCTTGCGGATGATGATGTTCATTATGTTTGTGATTGTATTGTGAAATTTTATCGGGGATAA